One genomic segment of Leishmania major strain Friedlin complete genome, chromosome 8 includes these proteins:
- a CDS encoding amastin-like protein translates to MACKLGVAIYVVLQLIAFVAVMVGTGVDMFYNKPEHSSGARVCITLWGLKTDCRKPKITDSSSVRWALCPIRLKNFRLCQVFAIISILVYGAAFLFGFLLLYCCSGFRWLCLALNIVGAATACVVWAVMVVTYRLPEPKCLELSDGYDFGVGFGLFVLAWILDIVDIIFLMLPWQIGEFVEGEEPSEKEMEKSKNAAQE, encoded by the coding sequence ATGGCGTGCAAGCTCGGCGTCGCTATCTACGTGGTCCTCCAGCTCATCGCGTTCGTCGCTGTGATGGTCGGTACGGGGGTCGACATGTTTTACAACAAGCCGGAGCACAGCTCTGGCGCCAGGGTATGCATAACCCTATGGGGTCTAAAGACTGATTGTCGAAAGCCCAAAATAACCGACTCCTCGAGCGTTCGGTGGGCGCTCTGCCCTATCCGCCTCAAAAACTTCCGGCTTTGCCAGGTGTTCGCTATCATCTCCATCCTCGTGTACGGCGCGGCGTTCCTCTTCGGCTTCCTTTTGCTGTACTGCTGCTCTGGCTTCCGCTGGCTCtgcctggcgctgaacatcgtgggcgctgccaccgcttgCGTTGTCTGGGCGGTCATGGTGGTCACCTACAGACTCCCAGAACCAAAGTGCCTCGAGCTGAGTGATGGCTACGATTTCGGCGTCGGTTTCGGTCTCTTCGTGCTTGCCTGGATCCTCGATATCGTCGACATCATCTTCCTGATGCTCCCGTGGCAAATCGGGGAGTTCGTTGAGGGTGAGGAACCGAGTGAgaaggagatggagaagtCCAAAAACGCAGCGCAGGAGTAG